A genomic stretch from Frigoribacterium sp. PvP032 includes:
- the purL gene encoding phosphoribosylformylglycinamidine synthase subunit PurL, whose product MDVRPEGPKPDTTADAAATPDKHQPYEALGLKADEYAQIREILGRRPTSGELAMYSVMWSEHCSYKSSKIYLRQFGQKVSPAMTKNLMVGMGENAGVVDVGGGWAVTFKVESHNHPSYIEPFQGAATGVGGIVRDIISMGARPVAVMDQLRFGAIDAPDTQRVVDGVVQGISFYANCLGLPNIGGETYFDAVYQGNPLVNALAVGVLRHEDLHLANAKGVGNKVVLFGARTGGDGIGGASILASDTFSSGGPTKRPSVQVGDPFAEKVLIECCLELFRGELVEGIQDLGAAGISCATSELASNGDGGMFIELDDVLLRDPSLTAEEILMSESQERMMAVVSPDKLDAFLAVTAKWDVETSVLGEVTDTGRLVINWHGEEIVNVDPRTVAVDGPVYERPVAYPSWIDALQADTAATLPRPTAPEEVRAQFLQLLGSPNLADKSWVTNQYDTYVLGNTALSFPDDGGMVRVDEESGLGFAIATDANGRWCQLDPKQGARLALAEAYRNVAVTGAVPAAVTDCLNFGSPEDPEVMWQFSQAVEGLSDACLELEIPVTGGNVSFYNQTGTKPIFPTPVVGVLGVIQDVAKRVPSGWQDDGDNIYLLGTSSLELDGSAWAGTVHDHLGGRPPAVDLAGEKQLAGLLAAGADQSLIAAAHDLSDGGLAQALAEMVLRFGVGARVYLGELLERDGLDVAATLFTESTGRVVVSVPREDDVKFRGLCEGRGYPVARIGVTDASSQSLEIQDVFTVSLDELRSTHQGTLPSRFGATIPQ is encoded by the coding sequence ATCGACGTCCGTCCCGAGGGCCCCAAGCCCGACACCACGGCCGACGCGGCCGCGACGCCCGACAAGCACCAGCCCTACGAGGCGCTCGGGCTCAAGGCCGACGAGTACGCGCAGATCCGCGAGATCCTGGGCCGCCGCCCCACGAGCGGCGAGCTCGCGATGTACTCGGTGATGTGGAGCGAGCACTGCTCCTACAAGTCGAGCAAGATCTACCTCCGCCAGTTCGGCCAGAAGGTCTCGCCGGCGATGACCAAGAACCTGATGGTCGGCATGGGCGAGAACGCCGGCGTCGTCGACGTAGGAGGCGGCTGGGCGGTGACCTTCAAGGTCGAGTCCCACAACCACCCCAGCTACATCGAGCCGTTCCAGGGCGCCGCGACCGGCGTCGGCGGCATCGTCCGCGACATCATCTCGATGGGCGCCCGCCCCGTCGCGGTGATGGACCAGCTGCGCTTCGGCGCGATCGACGCCCCCGACACCCAGCGAGTCGTCGACGGCGTCGTGCAGGGCATCAGCTTCTACGCGAACTGCCTCGGCCTGCCGAACATCGGCGGCGAGACGTACTTCGACGCGGTCTACCAGGGCAACCCGCTGGTCAACGCGCTCGCGGTCGGCGTCCTCCGCCACGAGGACCTGCACCTCGCGAACGCGAAGGGCGTCGGCAACAAGGTCGTCCTCTTCGGGGCCCGCACCGGCGGCGACGGCATCGGCGGCGCCTCCATCCTCGCCTCCGACACGTTCTCGTCGGGCGGCCCGACGAAGCGCCCCTCGGTGCAGGTCGGCGACCCGTTCGCCGAGAAGGTGCTCATCGAGTGCTGCCTCGAGCTTTTCCGCGGCGAGCTGGTCGAGGGCATCCAAGACCTGGGGGCAGCCGGCATCAGCTGCGCCACCTCCGAGCTGGCCTCGAACGGCGACGGCGGCATGTTCATCGAGCTCGACGACGTGCTGCTCCGCGACCCCTCGCTCACCGCAGAAGAGATCCTGATGAGCGAGAGCCAGGAGCGGATGATGGCGGTCGTCAGCCCTGACAAGCTCGACGCCTTCCTCGCCGTCACCGCCAAGTGGGACGTCGAGACGAGCGTGCTCGGCGAGGTCACCGACACCGGCCGGCTGGTCATCAACTGGCACGGCGAAGAGATCGTCAACGTCGACCCGCGCACGGTCGCCGTCGACGGCCCCGTCTACGAGCGCCCCGTCGCCTACCCGTCCTGGATCGACGCCCTGCAGGCCGACACGGCCGCGACCCTGCCGCGTCCGACTGCCCCCGAGGAGGTGCGGGCCCAGTTCCTGCAGCTGCTCGGCTCTCCCAACCTGGCCGACAAGAGCTGGGTCACGAACCAGTACGACACGTACGTGCTCGGCAACACGGCCCTCAGCTTCCCCGACGACGGCGGCATGGTCCGCGTCGACGAGGAGTCAGGGCTCGGCTTCGCGATCGCGACGGACGCCAACGGCCGCTGGTGCCAGCTCGACCCGAAGCAGGGCGCCCGCCTGGCCCTCGCCGAGGCCTACCGCAACGTCGCCGTCACGGGTGCCGTGCCGGCCGCCGTCACCGACTGCCTCAACTTCGGCAGCCCGGAGGACCCTGAGGTCATGTGGCAGTTCTCCCAGGCCGTCGAGGGCCTGTCCGACGCATGCCTCGAGCTCGAGATCCCCGTCACGGGCGGGAACGTCTCGTTCTACAACCAGACGGGCACGAAGCCGATCTTCCCGACCCCTGTGGTCGGCGTGCTCGGCGTCATCCAGGACGTCGCGAAGCGCGTGCCCTCCGGCTGGCAGGACGACGGCGACAACATCTACCTGCTCGGCACCTCCTCCTTGGAGCTCGACGGGTCGGCCTGGGCCGGCACCGTGCACGACCACCTCGGCGGACGTCCGCCTGCCGTCGACCTGGCGGGCGAGAAGCAGCTCGCGGGCCTGCTCGCCGCGGGTGCCGACCAGTCGCTGATCGCCGCCGCACACGACCTCAGCGACGGCGGCCTGGCGCAGGCCCTGGCCGAGATGGTGCTGCGCTTCGGCGTCGGTGCCCGCGTGTACCTGGGCGAGCTGCTCGAGCGCGACGGCCTCGACGTCGCCGCGACGCTCTTCACGGAGTCGACCGGTCGCGTGGTCGTGTCGGTGCCCCGTGAGGACGACGTCAAGTTCCGCGGCCTCTGCGAGGGCCGGGGCTACCCGGTCGCGCGCATCGGCGTGACGGACGCCTCGTCGCAGTCGCTCGAGATCCAGGACGTCTTCACGGTCTCGCTCGACGAGCTCCGCAGCACGCACCAGGGCACGCTCCCCTCCCGCTTCGGGGCCACCATCCCGCAGTAG
- the purQ gene encoding phosphoribosylformylglycinamidine synthase subunit PurQ: MRVGVVTFPGSLDDRDAQRAVRLAGGEPVALWHGDHDLQGVEAIILPGGFSYGDYLRAGAIASLSPIMTEVVDAANAGMPVLGICNGFQMLAEARLIPGAHTRNAHQQFIRRDQLLRVENASTDWTNGFAEGQEITIPLKNADGRFVADDETIKRIEGEGQVAFRYVGVNPNGSMDDIAGVSNARGNVVGLMPHPEHATEPGFGPDMPDAMSSGVDGLTFFTSVIERALSK, encoded by the coding sequence ATGCGCGTCGGCGTCGTCACCTTCCCCGGCTCGCTCGACGACCGCGACGCCCAGCGCGCGGTCCGCCTCGCGGGCGGCGAGCCCGTCGCGCTCTGGCACGGCGACCACGACCTGCAGGGCGTCGAGGCGATCATCCTGCCCGGCGGGTTCAGCTACGGCGACTACCTGCGCGCCGGTGCCATCGCCTCCTTGTCGCCGATCATGACCGAGGTCGTCGACGCGGCGAACGCGGGCATGCCCGTGCTCGGCATCTGCAACGGCTTCCAGATGCTGGCGGAGGCGCGGCTCATCCCCGGCGCGCACACCCGCAACGCACACCAGCAGTTCATCCGTCGCGACCAGCTGCTCCGCGTCGAGAACGCGTCGACCGACTGGACGAACGGCTTCGCCGAGGGCCAGGAGATCACGATCCCCCTCAAGAACGCCGACGGCCGCTTCGTCGCGGACGACGAGACGATCAAGCGGATCGAGGGCGAGGGCCAGGTCGCCTTCCGCTACGTCGGCGTCAACCCGAACGGCTCCATGGACGACATCGCCGGCGTCTCGAACGCCCGCGGCAACGTCGTCGGCCTGATGCCCCACCCCGAGCACGCCACCGAGCCCGGCTTCGGCCCCGACATGCCCGACGCCATGTCGAGCGGCGTCGACGGCCTCACGTTCTTCACGTCCGTCATCGAGAGGGCCCTGTCCAAGTGA
- the purS gene encoding phosphoribosylformylglycinamidine synthase subunit PurS — protein sequence MPTIVVEVMPKAELLDPQGKAVVGALSRLGRQQFTDVRIGKRFELTVEGEVTEAVLADVRTLADDVLSNSVIEDVVSITVLDAAPTV from the coding sequence GTGCCCACAATCGTCGTCGAGGTCATGCCCAAGGCTGAACTGCTCGATCCTCAGGGCAAGGCCGTCGTCGGCGCCCTCTCCCGTCTCGGCCGCCAGCAGTTCACCGACGTGCGCATCGGCAAGCGCTTCGAGCTGACCGTCGAGGGCGAGGTGACGGAGGCGGTGCTCGCCGACGTGCGCACCCTCGCCGACGACGTGCTCTCGAACTCGGTCATCGAAGACGTGGTGAGCATCACCGTGCTCGACGCCGCTCCCACCGTCTGA
- a CDS encoding acyltransferase: MSTSTERHSQGQGRTSGAAPDATDPAGASSAAPADALAGRDLVVDLARVVCVLLVVVIHVLMVGVGRAPDGAIVASQPLQQQPWFAFSTWVGQIMPLFFVVGGFASATAWASTRRRGGDGADFVRGRLLRLARPAAALFVVLAVALVVATLVGVDPALLDTAVTGIGTPLWFLAAYGITQVAVPVMARLHETRPAATFVGLATAALLVDSVRYTTLVTEVGLLNLVFVWLFVQQLGFAYASGWFGRAPRLLLAGIALACAGSLPVLTAIGPWSDDMLTNLNPPAVPLMVLGVGQICVLTLLHPALVRLMQTRAARAVVFAVGSRGMTIYLWHLPLLIAITGLVLATGGPLPEPASAAWWWTRIPVVLLVLGLACALSLVVGRLEGPPRPVPPGRRRPSTLVVALAAVLVIAPPFAVMLDGLDLRNAVAGAVALPAALWLLGRTRARP, encoded by the coding sequence ATGAGCACGTCGACGGAGCGTCACTCTCAGGGCCAAGGCCGCACCTCGGGTGCTGCACCGGACGCCACCGACCCGGCGGGCGCCTCCTCGGCTGCCCCCGCCGACGCCCTCGCGGGCCGCGACCTGGTCGTCGACCTCGCCCGCGTCGTCTGCGTGCTGCTCGTGGTCGTCATCCACGTGCTCATGGTCGGCGTCGGCCGTGCCCCCGACGGCGCGATCGTCGCGTCTCAGCCGCTGCAGCAGCAGCCGTGGTTCGCGTTCTCCACCTGGGTCGGCCAGATCATGCCCCTCTTCTTCGTCGTGGGCGGCTTCGCGAGCGCGACCGCCTGGGCCAGCACACGGCGACGAGGAGGCGACGGTGCGGACTTCGTGCGCGGTCGCCTCCTCCGCCTGGCCCGTCCCGCCGCCGCCCTCTTCGTGGTGCTCGCCGTCGCGCTGGTCGTCGCGACGTTGGTCGGCGTCGACCCTGCCCTGCTCGACACCGCCGTCACCGGCATCGGCACGCCGCTCTGGTTCCTGGCCGCCTACGGCATCACGCAGGTGGCCGTCCCCGTGATGGCCCGGCTGCACGAGACCCGCCCCGCGGCGACCTTCGTCGGGCTCGCGACGGCGGCCCTGCTCGTCGACTCGGTCCGGTACACGACCCTCGTGACCGAGGTGGGACTGCTGAACCTCGTGTTCGTCTGGCTGTTCGTGCAGCAGCTGGGGTTCGCGTACGCGAGCGGGTGGTTCGGACGCGCGCCGCGCCTCCTGCTGGCGGGGATCGCGCTCGCGTGTGCAGGGTCGCTGCCGGTGCTGACGGCCATCGGACCGTGGTCGGACGACATGCTCACCAACCTCAACCCGCCGGCCGTGCCGCTGATGGTGCTCGGCGTCGGGCAGATCTGCGTGCTGACGCTGCTGCACCCCGCGCTGGTGCGGCTGATGCAGACCCGAGCCGCGCGCGCCGTGGTGTTCGCGGTCGGCAGCCGGGGCATGACGATCTACCTGTGGCACCTGCCGCTGCTGATCGCCATCACGGGCCTCGTGCTGGCGACCGGCGGGCCGCTGCCCGAGCCGGCGTCGGCGGCCTGGTGGTGGACGCGGATCCCCGTCGTGCTGCTCGTGCTCGGCCTCGCGTGCGCGCTGTCGCTCGTCGTGGGGCGCCTCGAGGGGCCGCCGCGCCCCGTGCCGCCGGGCCGACGCCGTCCGAGCACGCTCGTCGTCGCGCTGGCGGCCGTGCTCGTGATCGCGCCGCCGTTCGCGGTGATGCTCGACGGGCTCGACCTGCGGAACGCGGTCGCCGGTGCCGTGGCGCTGCCGGCGGCGCTCTGGCTGCTCGGCCGCACCCGCGCCCGGCCGTAG
- a CDS encoding Rid family detoxifying hydrolase: MTTPADTRTDARPDTAVGTDASVRAVHTDAAPAAVGAYSQAVVAGDLVFVSGQLPIDPATGEFAGPGVREEAAQSLRNGAAVLEAAGSGIAHVVKTTVLLADIADFADVNEVYAEVFAGAGGVLPARAAYQVGALPKGARVEIEFVGAVVR, translated from the coding sequence ATGACCACTCCAGCCGACACCCGCACCGACGCCCGCCCCGACACCGCCGTCGGCACCGACGCCTCCGTCCGTGCCGTGCACACCGACGCCGCCCCCGCCGCCGTGGGCGCCTACTCGCAGGCCGTCGTCGCCGGCGACCTCGTCTTCGTCTCCGGCCAGCTGCCGATCGACCCGGCGACGGGCGAGTTCGCCGGGCCGGGGGTGCGCGAGGAGGCGGCCCAGTCGCTCCGCAACGGCGCCGCCGTGCTCGAGGCGGCCGGGTCGGGCATCGCCCACGTCGTCAAGACGACGGTGCTGCTGGCCGACATCGCCGACTTCGCGGACGTGAACGAGGTCTACGCCGAGGTGTTCGCCGGTGCCGGCGGCGTGCTGCCGGCTCGCGCCGCGTACCAGGTCGGCGCCCTGCCGAAGGGCGCCCGCGTCGAGATCGAGTTCGTGGGCGCCGTCGTCCGCTGA
- a CDS encoding aminotransferase class V-fold PLP-dependent enzyme, with amino-acid sequence MSSNRPGTSGALDTYLSSFAEPVGYLNFGSYGPPSRDVVETIGRLAAAASAGVPSAGLHAEDERALAAVSRLTGVDRAGVALAGSTSLGLMQVAFGLPRGEVVVSEAEFPSNLYAWWRSEEAGLTTVRPLPPVPGQPLAPVTPERVADAVGPYTVAVAVSAVDFRTGTVADLAGLREAAGDRLLVVDGIQGLGVVDADWSLADALVVGGQKWLRAGWGTGFVALSPRALDRLRPVLGGWTGVEGPSRYDGVPHAPLPGAQRFSVTNGSPFASGALATALEQLEQVGVDVVASRVADTAGDLIARLDAADVPVLSPVERERRAGIVVAGVPAGEAAAVGARLEAAGVTATVHGDDRLRLSVHATTTPAALDAALTVLGGRA; translated from the coding sequence GTGAGCTCGAACCGCCCCGGGACGTCGGGCGCACTCGACACCTACCTGTCGTCGTTCGCGGAGCCGGTCGGCTACCTGAACTTCGGCAGCTACGGGCCGCCGTCCCGCGACGTCGTCGAGACGATCGGGCGCCTCGCGGCCGCGGCGAGCGCCGGGGTCCCGTCGGCCGGCCTGCACGCCGAGGACGAGCGCGCCCTCGCCGCGGTCTCGCGCCTCACCGGCGTCGACCGGGCCGGTGTCGCTCTCGCAGGCAGCACCTCCCTCGGGCTGATGCAGGTCGCGTTCGGCCTGCCGCGCGGCGAGGTCGTCGTGAGCGAGGCCGAGTTCCCGTCGAACCTGTACGCCTGGTGGCGCTCGGAGGAGGCAGGCCTCACGACGGTGCGCCCGCTGCCCCCGGTGCCGGGGCAGCCGCTCGCGCCGGTGACGCCCGAGCGCGTGGCCGACGCCGTCGGTCCCTACACCGTCGCCGTCGCCGTGAGCGCGGTCGACTTCCGCACCGGCACGGTCGCCGACCTCGCCGGCCTCCGGGAGGCGGCGGGCGACCGCCTCCTCGTGGTCGACGGCATCCAGGGGCTCGGCGTCGTCGACGCCGACTGGTCGCTGGCCGACGCCCTCGTCGTCGGCGGCCAGAAGTGGCTGCGGGCCGGCTGGGGCACCGGCTTCGTCGCGCTGTCCCCTCGAGCCCTCGACCGCCTCCGTCCGGTGCTCGGCGGCTGGACCGGCGTCGAGGGGCCGTCACGCTACGACGGCGTGCCGCACGCTCCCCTGCCGGGGGCGCAGCGCTTCTCGGTCACGAACGGCTCGCCGTTCGCCTCGGGCGCCCTCGCCACCGCCCTCGAGCAGCTGGAGCAGGTCGGCGTGGACGTCGTCGCGTCGCGGGTCGCCGACACCGCCGGCGACCTGATCGCCCGCCTCGACGCGGCGGACGTGCCCGTGCTCTCCCCCGTCGAGCGCGAGCGACGGGCCGGCATCGTCGTCGCGGGCGTGCCTGCCGGCGAGGCCGCCGCCGTCGGCGCACGGCTCGAGGCCGCGGGCGTCACGGCGACCGTGCACGGCGACGACCGCCTGCGCCTCAGCGTGCACGCCACCACCACCCCTGCCGCGCTCGACGCGGCCCTGACCGTCCTGGGAGGACGCGCATGA
- a CDS encoding amino acid ABC transporter ATP-binding protein yields the protein MTATPTPTAGGAAPAAEAAPVLEAIGIGKSYGSHEVLRDVSMTVRSGEVVCIIGPSGAGKSTFLRTLNRLEEPDAGEVWVGGEPMGFELRDGVLHELSERRLSAQRARTAMVFQHFNLFPHLTVLGNVLEGPVRVQRRSAGEARAEAVAILERVGLGDKVDAYPGQLSGGQRQRVAIARAVAMKPLFLLFDEPTSALDPELVGEVLKVMGDLASDGMTMLVVTHEMQFAREVADRVVFMADGGIVEQGPVEQVLGAPREARTKQFLQRVLQ from the coding sequence GTGACCGCGACGCCCACCCCGACCGCAGGAGGCGCGGCGCCCGCCGCCGAGGCGGCCCCCGTCCTCGAGGCCATCGGCATCGGCAAGTCGTACGGCAGCCACGAGGTGCTGCGCGACGTCTCGATGACGGTGCGGAGCGGCGAGGTCGTCTGCATCATCGGCCCATCCGGCGCCGGCAAGTCGACGTTCCTCCGCACGCTCAACCGCCTCGAAGAACCGGACGCCGGCGAGGTCTGGGTCGGCGGCGAGCCGATGGGCTTCGAGCTGCGCGACGGCGTGCTGCACGAGCTGAGCGAGCGCAGGCTGTCCGCGCAGCGGGCCCGCACGGCGATGGTGTTCCAGCACTTCAACCTGTTCCCGCACCTGACGGTGCTCGGCAACGTGCTCGAGGGCCCGGTGCGCGTGCAGCGCAGATCCGCCGGGGAGGCGCGTGCCGAGGCCGTCGCCATCCTCGAGCGGGTGGGCCTCGGCGACAAGGTCGACGCCTACCCCGGCCAGCTCTCGGGCGGGCAGCGGCAGCGGGTCGCCATAGCGCGGGCCGTGGCGATGAAGCCGCTGTTCCTGCTCTTCGACGAGCCGACGTCCGCCCTCGACCCCGAGCTCGTCGGCGAGGTGCTGAAGGTGATGGGCGACCTGGCCAGCGACGGCATGACCATGCTGGTCGTGACCCACGAGATGCAGTTCGCCCGCGAGGTCGCCGACCGCGTCGTCTTCATGGCCGACGGCGGCATCGTCGAGCAGGGCCCGGTCGAGCAGGTGCTCGGGGCCCCGCGCGAGGCGCGCACCAAGCAGTTCCTCCAGCGGGTGCTGCAGTGA
- a CDS encoding amino acid ABC transporter permease: MTAPGSGAGADTVDPARTSSAGRELLPQVRLKHWGRWVSAAVIVVALVALAYGASQGDIAYGDIPYYLISPIILQGLVGTIVLAVAAQVSAVVIGVVIALMRISKNPVAQAFAAGYTWLFRGLPVLLQILLWYNLALIFPRLTVGVPFTDVVFLDVSTNDVMTTFVAAFLGLALNESAYMAEIVRAGLKSVDRGQIEAAQSIGQTPMQRMARIVLPQAMRIIIPPTGNDFINMLKGTAMASVIGYLELIKAANNISSFNLQVMETLIAAAIWYMVIVSVASVGQFYLERSFDRQDRRPGGPPNARALRRKVAADLGRAPLVRSTP; encoded by the coding sequence GTGACGGCGCCCGGATCGGGGGCCGGGGCCGACACGGTCGACCCGGCCCGCACCTCCTCGGCGGGGCGTGAGCTGCTGCCGCAGGTGCGCCTGAAGCACTGGGGTCGCTGGGTCAGCGCGGCGGTCATCGTCGTGGCGCTCGTCGCGCTCGCCTACGGGGCGTCGCAGGGCGACATCGCGTACGGCGACATCCCGTACTACCTGATCTCGCCGATCATCCTGCAGGGCCTCGTCGGCACCATCGTGCTGGCGGTGGCCGCGCAGGTCAGCGCCGTCGTCATCGGCGTCGTGATCGCCCTGATGCGCATCTCGAAGAACCCCGTGGCGCAGGCCTTCGCGGCCGGGTACACCTGGCTGTTCCGCGGCCTGCCCGTGCTGCTGCAGATCCTGCTCTGGTACAACCTGGCGCTGATCTTCCCGCGGCTGACCGTCGGGGTGCCGTTCACCGACGTGGTGTTCCTCGACGTCAGCACGAACGACGTCATGACGACCTTCGTCGCCGCCTTCCTCGGCCTGGCCCTCAACGAGAGCGCCTACATGGCCGAGATCGTCCGGGCGGGGCTGAAGAGCGTCGACCGGGGCCAGATCGAGGCGGCGCAGTCGATCGGGCAGACCCCGATGCAGCGCATGGCCCGTATCGTGCTGCCCCAGGCGATGCGCATCATCATCCCGCCGACCGGCAACGACTTCATCAACATGCTCAAGGGCACGGCGATGGCCTCGGTCATCGGCTACCTCGAGCTGATCAAGGCCGCCAACAACATCTCGTCGTTCAACCTCCAGGTGATGGAGACCCTGATCGCCGCGGCCATCTGGTACATGGTCATCGTCAGCGTCGCGAGCGTCGGCCAGTTCTACCTCGAGCGCAGCTTCGACCGGCAGGACCGCCGCCCCGGCGGCCCGCCGAACGCCCGCGCGCTGCGCCGCAAGGTCGCTGCCGACCTCGGCCGCGCCCCCCTCGTGAGGAGCACCCCGTGA
- a CDS encoding ABC transporter substrate-binding protein, with protein MTRSTTIRPRLRPALWGSVATGAVLALTLTACGGPSAPQPGDATGDASSSASSTIPDTSALLDGVEVDDSLASQLPSDIADSGTLTVGSFVQSAPNNFYAADGSTVIGSDHDLITAVGKKLGLEVEYQNQDFGSLITSLQSGRVDVTIAAMNDTAERQQAIDFVDYLTSGITLMVQKGNPADITGPDTLCGKTIAVVTGTSQQEFAEATSTQCESDGEEPLDITVTDSDSQNQTQLRTGRIDAIVNDLPSAVYISKTAQDGQAFEVVPGDVIDGAPYGIGVNKDDPELRDAVAAALDSLIEDGTYGEVLDAWGITSGSVTEATVNGGK; from the coding sequence ATGACCCGATCGACCACCATCAGGCCCCGCCTCCGCCCCGCCCTCTGGGGCTCCGTCGCGACGGGTGCCGTGCTGGCCCTGACGCTCACCGCGTGCGGCGGCCCGAGCGCCCCGCAGCCCGGCGACGCGACGGGCGACGCCTCGTCGTCGGCCTCGTCGACCATCCCCGACACGAGCGCGCTGCTCGACGGCGTCGAGGTGGACGACTCGCTCGCCTCGCAGCTGCCCTCCGACATCGCCGACTCCGGCACCTTGACCGTCGGCTCGTTCGTGCAGTCCGCGCCCAACAACTTCTACGCGGCCGACGGCTCCACCGTGATCGGCTCGGACCACGACCTGATCACGGCGGTCGGCAAGAAGCTCGGCCTCGAGGTAGAGTACCAGAACCAGGACTTCGGCTCGTTGATCACCAGCCTCCAGTCCGGCCGCGTCGACGTCACGATCGCGGCGATGAACGACACCGCCGAGCGCCAGCAGGCCATCGACTTCGTCGACTACCTCACCTCGGGCATCACCCTGATGGTGCAGAAGGGCAACCCGGCCGACATCACCGGCCCCGACACGCTCTGCGGCAAGACCATCGCGGTCGTCACCGGCACGAGCCAGCAGGAGTTCGCCGAGGCGACGAGCACGCAGTGCGAGTCGGACGGCGAGGAGCCGCTCGACATCACCGTCACCGACAGCGACAGCCAGAACCAGACCCAGCTCCGCACCGGCCGCATCGACGCCATCGTCAACGACCTGCCGAGCGCCGTCTACATCTCGAAGACCGCCCAGGACGGCCAGGCGTTCGAGGTCGTCCCCGGCGACGTCATCGACGGCGCCCCCTACGGCATCGGCGTCAACAAGGACGACCCCGAGCTGCGCGACGCCGTCGCCGCCGCGCTCGACTCGCTGATCGAGGACGGCACCTACGGCGAGGTCCTCGACGCCTGGGGCATCACCTCCGGCAGCGTCACCGAGGCGACCGTCAACGGGGGCAAGTAG
- a CDS encoding transcriptional regulator, producing MTTASSATVVDRSRVLRAEFGPYLPLMDFLAELLGPRTEIVLHDTSDLSRSIVALTNGHVSGRSVGGPATDLVLKVLQNHEHDDRDYLANYLAESRTGGTFRSSTFFIRDASGDVVGMLCLNIDDEPLTRARDLLAAITATTGLVKGAEAGGAGTAGGTGGTGGGEGAGSGGRATSTAGVAERLSTNVDELALDGVARIVAAQGVEPHRMTPDEKVAAVRELERAGVFLLKGAVAQVADALHVSEPTVYRYVKQVRRAD from the coding sequence ATGACGACAGCCAGCAGCGCCACCGTGGTCGACCGCAGCCGCGTGCTCCGGGCGGAGTTCGGGCCGTACCTGCCGCTGATGGACTTCCTCGCCGAGCTGCTCGGCCCGCGCACCGAGATCGTGCTGCACGACACGAGCGACCTCAGCCGCTCGATCGTCGCCCTGACGAACGGCCACGTGAGCGGCCGCAGCGTGGGCGGCCCCGCGACCGACCTGGTGCTCAAGGTGCTGCAGAACCACGAGCACGACGACCGCGACTACCTCGCGAACTACTTGGCCGAGTCGCGCACGGGCGGCACGTTCCGCTCGTCGACCTTCTTCATCCGCGACGCGAGCGGCGACGTCGTCGGGATGCTCTGCCTCAACATCGACGACGAGCCGCTGACCCGAGCCCGCGACCTGCTCGCGGCCATCACCGCGACGACCGGGCTCGTGAAGGGAGCCGAGGCCGGAGGGGCGGGCACGGCGGGCGGCACAGGCGGCACGGGAGGCGGCGAGGGCGCCGGCTCGGGCGGGCGCGCCACGTCGACGGCCGGGGTCGCCGAGCGGCTCAGCACGAACGTCGACGAGCTCGCCCTCGACGGCGTCGCCCGGATCGTCGCGGCGCAGGGCGTCGAGCCGCACCGCATGACCCCCGACGAGAAGGTGGCGGCCGTGCGCGAGCTCGAGCGGGCCGGCGTGTTCCTGCTCAAGGGCGCGGTGGCGCAGGTCGCCGACGCGCTGCACGTGTCCGAGCCCACCGTGTACCGCTACGTCAAGCAGGTGCGGCGCGCCGACTGA